A genomic window from Microbacterium sp. ET2 includes:
- the argH gene encoding argininosuccinate lyase translates to MGAAHRTRSVGVGIRASVEADRAEHVDEEEQSVTKDEQTNEGALWGARFASGPSPELAALSVSTQFDWALAPYDIAGSHAHAKALAAAGYLTADEEQRMHDGLDRLLDTVRKGTLRPRPSDEDVHGALEAALIAAVGPELGGKLRAGRSRNDQIATLVRMYLVDHAAVIARDVLRLIDAIVAQAEAHADAIMPGRTHLQHAQPVLLAHHLQAHAWPLVRDLERLRDWRLRADASPYGAGALAGSTLGLDPALVAREVGLGRPTENSMDGTAARDVVAEFAYVAAQIGVDLSRFAEDIILWNTREFSFVILDDGFSTGSSIMPQKKNPDIAELARGKTGRLIGNLTGLLTMLKGLPLAYNRDLQEDKEPVFDSVQTLEVVLPAFAGMVATARFDVDRMRALAPAGFSLATDVAEWLVKRGVPFRDAHEISGALVRACEEQGIGLEDVDDELLAAVSPHLAPDVRTVLTVEGSVASRSGVGGTAPHRVAEQRAELVARAQSAAAPFLHYQ, encoded by the coding sequence ATGGGCGCTGCTCATCGGACGAGGTCCGTTGGAGTGGGCATTCGAGCGAGTGTCGAAGCTGATCGTGCCGAGCACGTTGACGAAGAGGAGCAATCCGTGACCAAGGACGAACAGACCAACGAGGGTGCTCTCTGGGGCGCGCGTTTCGCCTCAGGCCCGTCGCCGGAGCTCGCGGCGCTGAGTGTGTCGACGCAGTTCGACTGGGCGTTGGCGCCCTACGACATCGCCGGATCACACGCGCATGCGAAGGCGTTGGCGGCAGCGGGTTACCTCACCGCCGACGAGGAACAGCGGATGCACGATGGTCTGGACCGTCTCCTCGATACGGTGCGCAAAGGGACCCTCCGTCCCCGGCCATCGGACGAGGACGTGCACGGTGCGCTGGAGGCGGCGCTGATCGCCGCGGTCGGGCCGGAACTCGGCGGCAAGCTGCGGGCCGGCCGAAGCCGGAACGATCAGATCGCGACGCTCGTGCGGATGTATCTGGTCGATCACGCCGCGGTGATCGCTCGTGATGTGCTGCGTCTCATCGATGCGATCGTCGCTCAGGCTGAGGCGCACGCGGATGCGATCATGCCCGGCCGCACGCATCTCCAGCACGCGCAGCCGGTGCTTCTGGCCCACCACCTCCAGGCTCACGCCTGGCCACTCGTGCGCGACCTCGAGCGGCTCCGTGATTGGCGTCTGCGAGCCGACGCGTCGCCGTATGGGGCGGGCGCTCTCGCCGGATCGACACTGGGACTGGACCCGGCGCTGGTCGCCCGTGAGGTCGGCCTCGGACGGCCCACCGAGAACTCGATGGACGGCACCGCCGCCCGTGACGTCGTGGCCGAGTTCGCCTACGTCGCGGCGCAGATCGGCGTCGACCTCAGCCGCTTCGCGGAAGACATCATCCTATGGAACACCCGCGAATTCTCCTTCGTCATCCTCGACGACGGCTTCTCCACGGGCTCGAGCATCATGCCGCAGAAGAAGAACCCCGACATCGCGGAGCTCGCCCGCGGGAAGACCGGCAGACTCATCGGCAATCTGACCGGACTGCTGACGATGCTCAAGGGCCTTCCGCTTGCCTACAACCGCGACCTGCAGGAGGACAAGGAACCGGTCTTCGACAGCGTCCAGACGCTCGAGGTGGTCCTTCCCGCCTTCGCGGGCATGGTCGCCACTGCCCGATTCGACGTCGATCGCATGCGTGCGCTGGCTCCCGCAGGGTTCTCCTTGGCGACGGACGTCGCGGAGTGGCTCGTCAAGCGCGGGGTACCGTTCCGCGATGCGCATGAGATCTCGGGCGCGCTCGTGCGGGCCTGCGAGGAGCAGGGGATCGGCCTGGAGGACGTCGACGACGAACTGCTCGCCGCGGTCTCGCCCCACCTGGCACCGGATGTCCGGACGGTACTGACGGTCGAGGGTTCCGTCGCAAGTCGCTCCGGCGTCGGCGGCACCGCGCCCCACCGCGTCGCCGAGCAGCGTGCCGAGCTCGTCGCCCGGGCACAGTCGGCGGCAGCTCCCTTTCTTCACTATCAGTAA